Below is a genomic region from Rhododendron vialii isolate Sample 1 chromosome 5a, ASM3025357v1.
GTCGAGCATcacttctccaccaccaccactaaaCTTTTCCTCTGCTACCACCGTTGGCACCACACCTCAACCCTGGAACCTCCGCCTTCATTCACAACTACGTACAtacaaccaacaccaccactacGGTGCCACGACTATCCCACCTAAACatgcaactccaccaccactactaaatattcaccactaccatcattttAGCACTACATAACTGCAAATGTATGAGATCAAGTACAGCATAGAAAGAGTGAATGTTTTAGACATTAAGTGTAAAGTTTGGGagatatttttaaacttttcctCTTTTTAAAGTGATAATATTCGCAATATTGTTATGGTGGTGATCGTGGTTTTGAAGCGCTGGGGGTGAATGTTTCTGAAATATTCTCAATCCAAAACAATTTAGAAAATCGTTAATGTTTTATATTCCAAAAAACACTCTTCGATATTGGAGATTGTGTTTGCGAAGTGATGGCGATAGATTTCaatattttgaacttttgaaactattttgtaGCGTCGGTGGTGGTGAAATAACAATGGTGGTGGAATGCTGGCGAGGTGGTTGTCGTGATAGTGCATGAAATGATGGGAGGAGGTGATGATGGTGCGATGATAAGGTGAATAGCGATAGTATTGGTGGGGTCAAAAGGTTATAAAaaggtggtggtttggtagtcgTAGTGGTCAAGtgatattttttgtgatttggaCATTGGAATTTGGCTTCATAAATGTATAAGCATTGTCTTGGGCGTATGTCTCAAGCAAATTCCGATGATTAAAcagattttgtttggtttgataaaTTCTAGAATGCCTTATGAAATTCTCTCAAAGTCTATAAGAAATGAACCAATACCATAGAACTGGGAATGCAAGTACTGAATGGAATATAGAATGAGGGGAAGGGGTACGAAAAtttgttttagccttagtggctccgacgatcttagaattggtttacttttgaaTAACTTTTCGTAAAtcaaagtatattatttttatggttcaatCCCTCAGTTTTTCGAAACTTTCAATTTGATATCAGTCTCAACCTCCATAGACTGGTTCTTAACTGAACCGgcttaataacttcatcttagTAGACCAAAAGAAGATTATTGAActtaaaaatatgaattttaatCACATTTGAGTCGTCGTTCCCTCTCTTATCTCTTGCCCAATCCCTCCTCTACTCGATAACctccttattttcttttgctcaTCGTACGCGCAACCAAAGTGCCATCATGGAAATTTCAATAGTCATCGCCTACATCACATACGAAACACTCTCTCACAAGCTCCAAGGCTAGTGCCAACtaaaataaatctcaaaaaacCAAAGAGTAATAAAGTGGTATTTGTATAGTAGATTCCATAAGACTCACAGAAGTTATCGATCTGTGGAAGTTATGCAAATAAGAACTTTAAGAgttgaaatttgattttttttcaaatagaaaatagttgaagttgagaaagaaaatttaaGACCCAAAGTAAGAAAGATCTAAACTTAAAAGGGCCAAATCGCCagaaataatttgaaaaaaacaagtaaagtaAAGAGAAAATATAAAGGAGGAAAACGTAATTAGAACCCCCATAGCATACCAAAAGCCtctcttttgagaaatttttcgatgccgggtgggtatatcccacgtggtactcGCTCAACACCACATGGTACCGACTCGGCATTGAAaaattttccctctcttttatAATGGTAGGATATGTTAGAATATATGTGAAGACTAGTGGGTTGGATATCTTCCATTTGacccgaaaaaaaaattaataataataataagactAGTAGGTTGGCAGTAGCCGGCCATTGCTTTGATAACCATTGGAAGTTTTTGATACTTGTAGTAGTATTTCTTTTCGTAGTTTATGCTACAAATTTACTGGGAGGCAAGAGACTTTTTCTGAGAAGCAGTGAGCATATTTCATCCTTACAAATTATGGCAGAGGAAAACAACGAAACCAAGATTCCCCAAGGGCAAAACGGTCATGAATCAGCAGTCATCCCCCCAAGTAAGTTGCTCTTTCTCTTCTTTAATTTGGTCCAAGTCCATTCCAAGTGGCCTGGCCAGATCATGTAATTCTTAAGATCCACATGATACCTAAGGAAAGCTAGTTGAGAAAAGAAGAAACTAAAAGGgtattgaaattttgatttcaaTTTAATTCCAtcttatgatgatccatatCAATTGATTGTTGGGATTAAACGCGGAAGCACCCAAGAACCGAGATTCGAAACgcaatcacaatcacaatcgTAACCAATGGAAGgacaatgaaaaataaaatagagagtGACACGAAAGAATTACGTGGTTTTGCAAAAACACGCCTACTCCACGGAGAGGATCCCGTTCTTTCACTATGAGAGAATTAGTACAAGAGAACACCCGAGtttgaaaacccaaacccaaccccTTATACACCCACTCTCACAATGAACCCACCCTCACACCAAATACAAGACTTGACTTTTTCACTTGCACACACACTGTTTTTACCCCTCTTACTCTCTGCCGGAAAAGAACTTCCCTCGTCCCATTATATAAACATCTACATACCCATGTATTAATACCATAATACAATGATCTAGATCAAAAGGAACTGAGAAGAGAATAATCAAGTTGTTTATTACGACTTTGGGATCCGCTGTCACAGAAATACATGTCACATGTTTTTACTTCGAAATTTGACAGATTAAttggttttcacttttcaatttAAAATAGGCTTGAACTTGGTTGGGGAAGGATATGACAAGgggaaagaaaatatatttagtttttactttttagtttaAATGAGGCTTGATCttagaaaatatagagaaacAAAAGTTTTTCTAATCTGGCTTGGCAAACTGTTTCTAAAATTCGCTATTCAAACTTTTTCGTTCTTTTCGTTGTTTTTGCTTTACAGCATACCAAAAGTCTCTCTCTTATATAATGGTAGGATAGGATAGGATAGAATAATACATGTGAAGACTAGTAGGTTGGCAGTGGCCGGCCATTGCTTCAATGTTTATTCGTAGTATTTCTTTTCGCTGTTTATGCTACAAATTTAGTGGGAGGCAAGAAACTTTTTCTGAGAAGCAGTGAGCCTATTTCATCCTTACAAATTATGGTAGAGGAAAACAGAGAAACCAAGATTCCCCAAGGGCAAAATGGTCATCAATCAGCAGCCATCAACCAAAGTAAGATGCTCCTTCTCTCTTCTGTAATTTGGTCGAAGTCCATTCCTAGAGGACCAGATTGTCTCATTCTTAAGATCCACAAGATGCCTAGGGAGTAGGCTAgttgaggaaagaaaaaaataaaaaatggaaatttaagATTTTGATTTCAATATAATTACATCTTCTGATGATTCTGATGATCCATGTCAAATGATCTAGTTCAAAAGAAAATGGGGAGAAAATAATCAAGTACTAGTTCATATACCATTGACCTGACAAATTAATTAGCTTTCACTTTTCAATATACCATTGACCTGAACTTGTGTTCGATTTGGTGTTCCGAAATTGATGTAcgttaaaaaataaagagaagcaAAAAGTACGTTTTCCAATCTAGCTTGGCAAACAAGAGCAGTAGCCTTTTTGCAAAGTTGTGTTCGATTTGATGTTCCGAAATTGTTGCTAAAATTCGTTTTCGATCCTTCCTTTGTTTTGTCCTTTAGAGCAAATGCATTGAAAGCTTTTGCTACATATTATGAGGACGATTCTGTTGGATTTTACCCATTGATGAGAGGGGTCCCAATTGAAAGTGACCCAGGCCCCAAAGTCAATGATCTTAGCCACTAACAGCTGAGATTTTAGGTGCCGGATCCCTCCGGCGATTTGATTCTCGCGTGAGTGAGCCTTAAATGGCTTTGGACTTTTGTTTCGCCTTTCTTGTAAATATACATGTATGTTTAGGAGTAGGAAGGTGTGGAACTAAAAGAGAGATCACAGAGAACTAGAGTTGCCTTGAGAGAGGGTTTtcatgatttgtatttgagtcgATTAATACAAAGTCGGAGTTTTTTCCTCTCATAAATTGTGTGGGACTCCCATAAAGCACAACAGATTCAAGATCACTCAAAAGTACATTTTTGATCAGGAATGAATCAGAAAACGAAATGGCCGGAGGTGGTAGGTTTGACGGTAGAAGAAGCAGAGAGGATAATAAAGGAAGAGAAGCCTGGAGTTCAAATACAAGTTCTTCCACCAAACCGTGTTTATACCTTTGATTACAAAGTGCAACGGGTCCGACTACACGTTGATTCCTCAGGAAAAGTTCATAGGCCTCCTATAATTGGCTGACGATTTCAACTTCCTGTGACTAATTTCGAGTCCATTCGATGAAAACATGTAAGACTTCGATCGCTATTTGAGGATATCTTAGTGAATTTGAATAAAGCATGAATGGTTTTTGTGTTTCTGTACCTTTGGGATAGAATTTTCGATCTGTTTTGAGGGAGAAACCAAGAGGGTTAAGGAAATTTCATCATTCTCAACAGATGCGACCTAAACTCATCACCTTTTCACCGGCCAAGAAGGTAAGGAAGTGTCCTATTTTCTTCCAATCTTTCGATTGAAAAAAGGgcgaaggaaaaaattgaaactcaaaCGCTCCAATATTACGGGGCTGTTTGTTTGATGGGACTGACAGCGAAGGGATTTATAATCTTGTGAGATATGTTATGCCATTGCCCATCGAGTTATAGAgtgatttgattaataatacCACTCCCCTCATGGTGTTGTAGGCGGCACGCTTTGTGGGATTAAAATTACTAGACAGTGGGGGCTCACGCAAGGGTGATTATATGGGGTTTGAGAGTGCGAGCGTGGGTAGTTGAACTAAAGTGATTCTGCTAGTAGTCGATTCATATAGCAAAAAGTAATTGTAAAATTTCGTTTTTGATTAGGATAATATTGGAAATTACTTTTGTGACAGAGCTTTCACAAGTTTTCACACCAAAAACCCTTCTCTTTTTCAATATTAGAATGCATATCGGTGATATATATCTCATCTAGACGGCGAAATTCAACCATATAGTCCACTTCAATGCTCATATCTGTTCCAACAAAGGGGACTCGTGAGTCTAGTGAttgctattcaaaaaaaaaacaacaaagaaaacagTTTTCCTGAGTAATTACTTGAAAACTATCTGTTCTTTTTCTCAGAACAATTTCCCCGCAAGAAGAAAAGCTTGTACAACATGTActtttgcttcaattttcacTCTCTGGCATCTCCAGTATCGAGAAGAGAAATAGGTGAAGTAGAAATAGAACCAAAACTTGCATCAACATCTCCTCTCCTGAATGAACTATACGACCCCTTCTCGAAAGACGACGAAAACAAAAACGAATTCTCATAACAGTCAAACCCTTCGCACCCCCGCCACGACCCCCACCCCCGCCGCCATTCCCTTCCAACAGCGGTCTCAAGTCATCCGGTAACGGGACCTCGCCTTCCAAATACCTCACCACATACTTGCCTCATACTAGGTCTTACCATAGGCACATCGTTTGAAAACATTAACCCCAACTTCAAAACCATCACTACCTCAAAATCATCAAACTCACCTTCCAATTTCGGGTCTACCACCCCAACCACACTCCCTTGTTTTAGACATTGAGTGTAAAGTTTGAgagatattttgaaattttttctctttttaaagtGATAATATTCGCAATATTATTTTGGTGGTGATCGCGGTTTTAGAAAATCGTTAATGTTTTATATTCCAAAAAACACTCTTCGATATTGGAGATTGTGTTTGCGAAGTGATGGCGATAGATTtcaatattatgaatttttgaaactattttgtgGCGTCGGTGGTGGTGAAATAACAATGGTGGTTGAATGCTGGCGAGGTGGTTGTTGTGATAGTGTGTGAAATGATGGGAGGAGGTGGTGATGGTGCAACAATGAGGTGACTATGGTCGAGGTTGTGGCGATAGTATTGGTGGGGTGAAAAGGTTATaaaatggtggtggtttggtagtcgTAGTGGTCAAGTGATATTTTTTGTGATATGGACATTGGAATTTGG
It encodes:
- the LOC131326433 gene encoding subtilisin-chymotrypsin inhibitor CI-1A-like — its product is MAEENNETKIPQGQNGHESAVIPPIYATNLLGGKRLFLRSSEHISSLQIMAEENNETKIPQGQNGHESAVIPPRMNQKTKWPEVVGLTVEEAERIIKEEKPGVQIQVLPPNRVYTFDYKVQRVRLHVDSSGKVHRPPIIG